One window from the genome of Micromonospora aurantiaca ATCC 27029 encodes:
- a CDS encoding type IV toxin-antitoxin system AbiEi family antitoxin domain-containing protein codes for MREQPPELSDLAERQQQIVTRTQLLGVGYDDMYLYRQTRRGLWQRVLPATYALVTGTLTDEQRRISAALYAGADAQLTGLAALIWYGFRHSPRTADVHLILPHHVRRRSAGHAVIARALELDPRARRTALYPVCSPARAVVDAARDLRRLRPVRATVAEAVQRGFTDLDSLDAEIRRARRSRTALIRKAFAEITDGVRSAPETELRECLGGSGVLGGILWNPRLSAADGTRLPTPDGYLADCAVALEVDSREYHLSPNDWARTLDRHNELSRYGVLILHFTPAQIRREPGRVRRMVEDAYAARRGLGAGTGVRAEPISPG; via the coding sequence ATGCGCGAACAGCCACCCGAACTCAGCGACCTGGCCGAGCGCCAGCAGCAGATCGTCACCCGGACGCAGCTGCTCGGCGTCGGATACGACGACATGTACCTGTACCGGCAGACCCGGCGCGGCCTGTGGCAGCGCGTGCTGCCGGCCACGTACGCGCTCGTCACCGGCACCCTCACCGACGAGCAACGACGAATCTCGGCGGCGCTCTACGCGGGCGCCGACGCCCAGCTCACCGGCCTGGCCGCCCTGATCTGGTACGGCTTCCGGCACAGTCCGCGCACCGCTGACGTACACCTGATCCTGCCGCACCACGTGCGGCGCCGCTCGGCCGGTCACGCGGTGATCGCGCGGGCCCTGGAGCTTGATCCGCGGGCCCGGCGGACCGCGCTGTACCCGGTGTGCTCGCCGGCCAGGGCGGTCGTGGACGCGGCCCGCGACCTGCGCCGGCTGCGGCCGGTACGGGCGACGGTGGCCGAGGCCGTGCAGCGCGGTTTCACCGACCTGGACAGCCTGGACGCGGAGATCCGCCGGGCCCGGCGCAGCCGCACCGCCCTGATCCGGAAGGCGTTCGCGGAGATCACCGACGGGGTCCGCTCGGCGCCGGAAACGGAACTGCGGGAGTGCCTGGGCGGCAGCGGCGTGCTCGGCGGGATCCTGTGGAACCCGCGGCTGTCGGCGGCCGACGGCACCCGCCTGCCGACGCCGGACGGCTACCTCGCCGACTGCGCGGTGGCGCTGGAGGTCGACTCGCGGGAGTACCACCTCAGCCCGAACGACTGGGCGCGGACGCTGGACCGGCACAACGAGCTGAGCCGGTACGGGGTGCTCATCCTGCACTTCACGCCGGCGCAGATCCGCCGGGAGCCGGGCCGTGTGCGGCGGATGGTGGAGGACGCGTACGCGGCCCGGCGCGGGCTGGGCGCCGGGACCGGCGTACGGGCGGAGCCGATCTCCCCCGGATGA
- a CDS encoding glycine--tRNA ligase, with translation MPADRIDAVTSLAKRRGFVFPSSEIYGGTRSAWDYGPLGVELKENVRRQWWRTMVQQRDDVVGLDSAVILARKVWEASGHIAEFVDPLTECQSCHKRFRADHLEEAYEAKHGKPLTSLTELNCPNCGNKGTFTEPKMFNGLMKTYLGPVESDEGMHYLRPETAQGIFVNYKNVETVARKKPPFGIAQTGKSFRNEITPGNFIFRTREFEQMEMEFFVEPGTDEQWHEYWLSERWNWYLDLGLSEENLRFYEHPKEKLSHYSKRTVDIEYRFRFGGSEFAELEGIANRTDFDLATHSKHSGVDLSYFDQGKGERWMPYVIEPAAGLTRAVLAFLLEAYDEDEAPNTKGGVDKRTVMRFDPRLAPVKVAVLPLSRNEALSPKAKQLATDLRKRWVVEFDDSQAIGRRYRRQDEIGTPFCVTVDFDTLDDNAVTVRNRDTMTQERVSLDQVERYLIERLPGC, from the coding sequence ATGCCAGCCGACCGTATCGACGCCGTCACCAGCCTCGCCAAGCGCCGGGGCTTCGTCTTTCCCTCCAGCGAGATCTACGGGGGCACCCGGTCGGCGTGGGACTATGGTCCGCTCGGCGTCGAGCTGAAGGAGAACGTCCGCCGGCAGTGGTGGCGGACCATGGTGCAGCAGCGCGACGACGTCGTCGGCCTCGACTCGGCGGTCATCCTGGCCCGCAAGGTCTGGGAGGCCAGCGGCCACATCGCCGAGTTCGTCGACCCGCTGACCGAGTGTCAGTCCTGCCACAAGCGGTTCCGGGCCGACCACCTGGAAGAGGCGTACGAGGCCAAGCACGGCAAGCCGCTGACCTCGCTGACGGAGCTGAACTGCCCCAACTGCGGCAACAAGGGCACCTTCACCGAGCCGAAGATGTTCAACGGCCTGATGAAGACCTACCTGGGCCCGGTGGAGAGCGACGAGGGCATGCACTACCTGCGCCCGGAGACCGCCCAGGGCATCTTCGTCAACTACAAGAACGTGGAGACGGTCGCCCGCAAGAAGCCGCCGTTCGGCATCGCGCAGACCGGCAAGTCGTTCCGCAACGAGATCACCCCGGGCAACTTCATCTTCCGGACCCGTGAGTTCGAGCAGATGGAGATGGAGTTCTTCGTCGAGCCGGGCACCGACGAGCAGTGGCACGAGTACTGGCTCTCCGAGCGCTGGAACTGGTACCTCGACCTGGGCCTGTCCGAGGAGAACCTGCGCTTCTACGAGCACCCCAAGGAGAAGCTCTCCCACTACTCGAAGCGCACCGTCGACATCGAGTACCGGTTCCGGTTCGGCGGCAGCGAGTTCGCCGAGCTGGAGGGCATCGCCAACCGCACCGACTTCGACCTTGCCACGCACAGCAAGCACTCCGGCGTCGACCTGTCGTACTTCGACCAGGGCAAGGGCGAGCGCTGGATGCCGTACGTGATCGAGCCGGCCGCCGGCCTCACCCGCGCGGTGCTGGCGTTCCTGCTCGAGGCGTACGACGAGGACGAGGCGCCGAACACCAAGGGCGGCGTGGACAAGCGCACCGTCATGCGGTTCGACCCGCGCCTGGCCCCGGTCAAGGTCGCCGTGCTGCCGCTGTCGCGCAACGAGGCGCTGTCGCCGAAGGCCAAGCAGCTCGCCACCGACCTGCGCAAGCGCTGGGTGGTCGAGTTCGACGACTCGCAGGCGATCGGCCGCCGCTACCGCCGGCAGGACGAGATCGGCACGCCGTTCTGCGTCACAGTCGACTTCGACACGCTCGACGACAACGCGGTCACGGTCCGGAACCGGGACACGATGACCCAGGAGCGCGTCTCCCTGGACCAGGTCGAGCGCTACCTGATCGAGCGCCTGCCCGGCTGCTGA
- a CDS encoding antibiotic biosynthesis monooxygenase family protein: MLVTNRFVVEAETVDEFTRAAHAALAALAARPGYLRGELLRALDDPDHWVLITEWESVGAYRRALGGFDVKVTAVPLLARSVDEPSAYETLASAAPEGEIVVVASDRAAGPYR, translated from the coding sequence GTGCTGGTCACCAACCGCTTCGTGGTGGAAGCCGAAACGGTGGATGAGTTCACCCGTGCGGCGCACGCCGCGCTGGCCGCGCTCGCCGCCCGCCCCGGCTACCTGCGCGGTGAACTGCTGCGGGCGCTCGACGACCCGGACCACTGGGTCCTGATCACCGAGTGGGAGTCGGTCGGTGCGTACCGGCGGGCGCTCGGCGGATTCGACGTCAAGGTCACCGCCGTGCCGCTGCTCGCCCGATCGGTGGACGAGCCGTCGGCGTACGAGACGCTCGCCAGCGCCGCCCCCGAGGGTGAGATCGTCGTCGTCGCCAGCGATCGCGCCGCAGGTCCGTATCGCTGA
- a CDS encoding DUF6703 family protein: MQRTQSPVLSRLARLNPTAVFLAALALVLVGLFAPGPAGGVLLLVLAGVLVWLMSVTWPVQAPATRMLRLVMLTLLIAVALAKLMVG; the protein is encoded by the coding sequence ATGCAGCGTACGCAGAGTCCTGTGCTGTCCCGGTTGGCACGGCTCAACCCGACGGCGGTGTTCCTGGCCGCGCTGGCCCTGGTGCTTGTCGGCCTTTTCGCGCCCGGCCCGGCGGGCGGCGTCCTGCTGCTCGTGCTGGCCGGCGTGCTGGTCTGGCTGATGTCGGTCACCTGGCCGGTGCAGGCCCCGGCGACCCGGATGCTCCGGCTGGTGATGCTCACCTTGTTGATCGCGGTGGCGCTGGCGAAGCTCATGGTCGGCTGA
- a CDS encoding metal ABC transporter substrate-binding protein, with translation MTVRAPRRILTAAAAALLAAAGLTACADGTGGASEPGRVDVVAAFYPLQFLAERIGGDTVAVSNLTKPGAEPHDLELNPRQVGQVVDADVVVYLSGFQPAVDEAVEQNGGDRAFDVAGVTPLRDAAAGGHDHDHEGEAGHAEEGGGKDPHVWLDPTRLATIGDKLAERLGKADPDHAADYTARAGALRTELTKLDTEYADGLRTCQRREIVTSHTAFGYLTERYQLEQIGISGLTPESEPSPKRLAEVAEEAREHQAGTIFFETLVSPKVAETIAREVGAKTAVLDPLEGPPADGDYLSAMRTNLQTLRTALDCS, from the coding sequence ATGACCGTTCGTGCACCTCGCCGTATCCTGACCGCCGCAGCCGCCGCCCTGCTCGCCGCCGCCGGCCTGACCGCCTGCGCGGACGGCACAGGCGGCGCGAGCGAGCCGGGCAGGGTCGACGTGGTGGCCGCGTTCTACCCGCTCCAGTTCCTGGCCGAGCGGATCGGCGGCGACACGGTCGCGGTCAGCAACCTGACCAAGCCCGGCGCCGAGCCGCACGACCTGGAACTCAACCCGCGGCAGGTCGGCCAGGTCGTCGACGCCGACGTGGTCGTCTACCTCAGCGGCTTCCAGCCGGCGGTGGACGAGGCGGTGGAGCAGAACGGCGGCGACCGCGCGTTCGACGTGGCGGGCGTGACGCCGCTGCGGGACGCGGCCGCCGGTGGCCACGACCACGATCACGAGGGCGAGGCCGGGCACGCCGAGGAGGGCGGCGGCAAGGACCCGCACGTCTGGCTCGACCCGACCCGGCTGGCCACCATCGGCGACAAGCTCGCCGAGCGCCTCGGCAAGGCCGACCCGGACCACGCCGCCGACTACACCGCCCGCGCCGGCGCGCTGCGCACCGAGCTGACGAAGCTGGACACCGAGTACGCCGACGGCCTGCGCACCTGCCAGCGCCGGGAGATCGTCACCAGCCACACCGCGTTCGGCTACCTGACCGAGCGCTACCAGCTGGAACAGATCGGCATCAGCGGGCTCACCCCGGAGTCCGAGCCGTCCCCGAAGCGCCTCGCCGAGGTCGCCGAGGAGGCCCGGGAGCACCAGGCCGGCACGATCTTCTTCGAGACCCTGGTCAGCCCGAAGGTCGCCGAGACGATCGCGCGTGAGGTCGGGGCGAAGACGGCCGTCCTGGACCCGCTGGAGGGCCCGCCCGCCGACGGCGACTACCTCTCCGCGATGCGCACCAACCTGCAGACCCTGCGAACCGCTCTGGACTGTTCATGA
- a CDS encoding metal ABC transporter ATP-binding protein, with translation MTSPVIEIAHATVGYDGRPVLRDVSLTVTAGEVVAVLGANGSGKSTLVRAALGLVPVGAGSVALFGTPQRRFRQWHRIGYVPQRLGAGSGVPATVREVVASGRLARRGVLRPAGRADREAVAAALDAVGLGDRAGDPVSTLSGGQQQRTLIARALAGGPELLVLDEPTAGVDAASQEAFAGALRAFRDGGGTVVLVAHELGPLRPLISRAVVVHQGGIAHDGAVPEPAGHHADPDHEHVHPHCDEEPARLWTGI, from the coding sequence ATGACCTCACCCGTGATCGAGATCGCGCACGCCACAGTCGGCTACGACGGCCGCCCGGTGCTGCGGGACGTCTCGTTGACAGTGACCGCCGGCGAGGTGGTCGCCGTGCTCGGCGCCAACGGCTCCGGCAAGTCGACGCTCGTGCGCGCCGCGCTCGGCCTGGTGCCGGTCGGCGCCGGGTCGGTCGCCCTGTTCGGCACGCCGCAGCGCCGCTTCCGGCAGTGGCACCGCATCGGGTACGTGCCGCAGCGGCTCGGCGCGGGCAGCGGAGTACCAGCCACCGTGCGCGAGGTGGTGGCGTCCGGGCGGCTGGCCCGCCGGGGCGTGCTGCGTCCGGCCGGGCGGGCGGACCGGGAGGCGGTGGCGGCGGCGCTGGACGCGGTCGGGCTCGGCGACCGGGCCGGTGACCCGGTGTCCACGCTCTCCGGCGGCCAGCAGCAGCGCACCCTGATCGCCCGCGCGCTGGCCGGCGGGCCGGAGCTGCTGGTGCTGGACGAGCCGACCGCCGGGGTGGACGCGGCCAGCCAGGAGGCGTTCGCCGGGGCGCTGCGCGCGTTCCGCGACGGCGGCGGCACGGTCGTGCTCGTCGCGCACGAGCTGGGCCCGCTGCGCCCGCTGATCAGCCGGGCCGTGGTGGTGCACCAGGGCGGGATCGCCCACGACGGCGCGGTGCCCGAACCGGCCGGCCACCACGCCGACCCGGACCACGAGCACGTGCACCCGCACTGCGACGAGGAGCCCGCCCGGCTCTGGACAGGCATCTGA
- a CDS encoding metal ABC transporter permease, whose translation MDLFQYDFMLRALVGALIIGLAAPALGIYLVQRRLALIGDGLGHVALTGVGAGLLLNRSPVLVAVIAATLGAVVIELVRAYGRTSGDLALALLFYGGIAGGVMLVGLSDASSGSLNAYLFGSLTTTSRTDLITIGVLGVVLLVTMLVLRPALFAVCHDEEYARVSGLPVRALNLLIAVGTAVTVTIAMRAVGVLLISALMVVPVATAQQVTRGFRSTMTAAMALGLFAAGTGVWVAATADTAPGASVVLVAIGSFLLVALAAAGVRALRRRVRADRATPPPEPVEHEVLLR comes from the coding sequence ATGGATCTCTTTCAGTACGACTTCATGCTCCGCGCCCTGGTCGGCGCGCTGATCATCGGGCTGGCCGCCCCGGCGCTCGGCATCTACCTGGTGCAGCGCCGGCTGGCGTTGATCGGTGACGGGCTCGGGCACGTGGCGCTCACCGGCGTCGGCGCGGGACTGCTGCTCAACCGCTCCCCCGTGCTGGTGGCGGTGATCGCCGCGACGCTCGGCGCGGTCGTGATCGAGCTGGTCCGCGCGTACGGGCGCACCTCCGGCGACCTGGCGCTGGCGTTGCTGTTCTACGGCGGCATCGCCGGTGGCGTGATGCTGGTCGGGCTGTCCGACGCCAGCAGCGGGTCGCTCAACGCGTACCTGTTCGGGTCGCTGACCACCACCTCCCGCACCGACCTGATCACCATCGGGGTGCTCGGCGTGGTGCTGCTGGTGACCATGCTGGTGCTGCGCCCGGCGCTGTTCGCGGTCTGCCACGACGAGGAGTACGCCCGGGTGTCCGGCCTGCCGGTGCGGGCGCTGAACCTGCTCATCGCGGTCGGCACCGCGGTCACGGTGACCATCGCCATGCGGGCGGTCGGGGTGCTGCTGATCAGCGCGCTGATGGTGGTGCCGGTGGCGACCGCGCAGCAGGTGACCCGGGGCTTCCGCTCGACCATGACGGCGGCCATGGCGCTGGGCCTGTTCGCGGCCGGCACCGGGGTCTGGGTGGCCGCCACCGCCGACACCGCGCCCGGCGCGTCGGTGGTGCTCGTGGCGATCGGCTCGTTCCTGCTGGTCGCGCTGGCGGCGGCCGGTGTGCGGGCGCTGCGGCGGCGGGTGCGGGCCGACCGGGCCACGCCGCCGCCCGAGCCGGTCGAGCACGAGGTGCTGCTGCGGTGA
- a CDS encoding ArsR/SmtB family transcription factor, protein MTGTNGYDAFEGAGDLLRALSAPIRLAIVSELAEGERCVHELVEKLGAPQPLVSQHLRVLRGAGVVRGSRRGREIAYALVDDHVAHIVADAVSHAGEGSH, encoded by the coding sequence GTGACCGGCACGAACGGGTACGACGCCTTCGAGGGTGCGGGTGACCTGCTGCGCGCGCTCTCGGCCCCGATCCGGCTCGCGATCGTCAGCGAGCTGGCCGAGGGCGAACGCTGCGTGCACGAGCTGGTCGAGAAGCTCGGCGCGCCGCAGCCGCTGGTCTCCCAGCACCTGCGGGTGCTGCGGGGCGCCGGGGTGGTGCGCGGGTCGCGGCGCGGCCGGGAGATCGCGTACGCGCTGGTCGACGACCACGTCGCGCACATCGTGGCGGACGCGGTCAGTCACGCCGGTGAAGGGTCGCACTGA